The Anguilla rostrata isolate EN2019 chromosome 2, ASM1855537v3, whole genome shotgun sequence genome contains the following window.
CTCCCATCATGGCACAGGGTCTATGTCCCTTCGGTCCTTAGGGAAATTGCCCCCTACTGTTCTGTTAGCACCATTTCCAGAAGCAACCTAGTTTTCCCAATAGGTCCCCCATCTGAGTCCAGTCTCATTTAGCTTCTGCTGCTCAAAACGAGGAGGTTTAATGGCGGTACGACTGCCTTCTATGAAATGATGCACCACTAGCTTCGCTGGCATCAATGCATTAGTCTCTTTATGGCCAGAAATGggagtatttaaaataaactaaaacaaccaCTGAGCATAAGATTAACAGTGAAAAAACATCCCGACAAGAAAAGCAACATTCCAAAAGTTATTTTAATCCATTCTTTTAATAACCTTTTATTGgcaattacatatttatttatataaaataaatatctctAAGAAATACTATACACAAGTATTTAAGTACATCACATCTTACAATTAAACAGTCAAATACTTATGTACACCATAAAATAACTGTGGTAAAACTTGCCAACTATGTGTGATATCTGCTTTGCCTGAATGCTGactatatatttttcattgttgttttttgcatCTAGTTGAACAAACTGACAACGTAAACAAGCTCCCTGTTTAAGTTTTCCTTTTACCTGGATGCCAGCGACATGCCAGTATTGTGCAGGAAAGAAATCAAAATTCTATTAGTCTCACTCCTCAACAGAAATTTGTGCAATAACAATTTGAACCTTATATCTGCctataaatattaatgcaaaataactgcataaaaGGCTGATTTGTGGTACAGAAATGCAGACTGAAAAATGATCTTTGTTACAAGTGACCTGGACATTCAACATTCGACCTGGAGTGGACATACAGTATTGGATGAAAGAATAACACATAAACAGTACAGATGatgatacaaataaatttggTCACAGAATTGGAAATTCACATTGATATATCTAGGAAGAGCATTATATTAAAGTACATCTAGTTGGCACTGATGCTTGAATCtgaatacatttgaatgtgGCAACATTGAAATCTGAAGTGTTTCAACATTTGACACCGAGTGTGGGACTTGTAGATGCGGAGTGTGCATGTACTCGAGTCAAAACAAATGAGCCTTAAAACAGAATGACACgtttgtattaaaaaacacATGAGAACCTTTAGTCACAGACTGCTCTGCATTTAGCCAAGTTTCTCTTTTGTATCAATGAttaaaaatcattgtttttattttaagcttaTCTTCCATTCAGGAAAATGAATTGATATGGGTAGTGCCTCTAGAAGAGAAAAACCAGTAGAAAAAGACAAGAGCAATTGAGAATGCTGTACAGTAGACTTGATCCAGTATGTGTATTGCTGCTACGGTGCTACGGGAGAGCTCCTTTTGGGCGTTTCACTGTGGAGTGTTGAGCTGTAATCCATATTGGCTTGTCAGCAGAGGGATGTATGTCCTTTGATGCACTGCATAGGAGAGCTTCACAAGGCTGGCTGGGCTTTACAAAGCCtggaaaggaaacaaaacaaacggaACAATCCAGATATGCATTAGGGAGCGGCTGCTGGTAGAGCAAACACTGGcaagcacaaagacacacacagttcagcacaaacacacagactatAACAAAGATACACTCCCCagtgcaaacacagacagacacaaaaacagcgAACATGCCGAAAGATACACATACTACAGACAGCTGCACACAAGGGAAAGTCCCAGTACATCGCAAGCACGTGTTTAGAGCACTATACACAGGGCAGACACCCTGAGTGGGGCTGGGGCTGCTTGAGTcttattcacatttaaatggcCTGCTCCATGGTCGGCCAAATGTGCACTGTACTCAGTATCTTCCCAATGGATGCTTTCTCTAGCACAGGAAGCCCGGAACTGTGTAGACCAAGTCCAATCATCTCTCAGCAAATTTCAGCCAAAACCCAGTTTTTTCtctaaataaaagcaaaacttATAAAACCGCCTCTGGCCCAACAATGGTGATCTGCTAACATGTATAATATGTAATCAATCCTGAGCTTGGTTTATATAAAATTAGCTTGTGTGGATGCAGCAAAAAGAAACATATGCTACCCCTTTTCTTCCCTGCATTATTTCCGGAGAGCCCTGGACAGAGGTGCtatcccttctctctctttgttatATGAAGGCAGTGGAGTGGCATTGCGGAGACCGAACTCTTGAGACACCCGAGTTGGTGAATCACTTTGATGTGCTCTCTGCCTGCTCTGAGATCTCATTACgtgggaggcagagaggggaggcTGTATTGATCAGCAGCCAAGTTCTCTTCTCCGTCAGTCTGCAGAGGATAGGCTGTTGTTTTTCACACAGACCTGCTTGCTATTCTGTGCTCAATGTCAGCCCATGCTCCAGCTCTGACCTTCCCTGATTTTGCTCTTTGCTGCAGTGCTAGAGACGGGCCATTAGGTGGCGTGTAGTGCTGCCGCAGAACCAGGTAGCATGACAGAAAAATCAACATTTCTGCCTTTTCAGAAATGCCTAGTTAAAAACAGATAATCTTCTCGTAAACTGGACTCCTCATTTAGACAATATGCTAATTAAGTTGTAAATTATTCCTTTAGTTTTATagttagtctttttttttgttaaacacaTGAATTGGCAAAATTCAATTAACCTGTGTATTCAGGTGccaagaacaaatttaaatttaaaaatgtaaaaattaaaaaatgtaactttaattttattatttttaaatgttactaatattttagttttatgttGTTGTAATATTGGTACCATTGCAAATGAGGGCTCAAACCTCAATGTGTCTTCCATGGAACTAAGCAAaggatgaataaattaataaaggaACTGCAGTGCTTGGAacagaaaatgtcaaattaGTAACACTAATATTTTAACTGGAAATAATTGATGGATAGAGCTAGTAAGAAAAGGAATTGTGGATGCTGAGATGCAGCCTCTAGAGATGCTGTTAAATAAGCACTCTACTTTTACAATGCAGcagattcatttaatttctatCTTTTAGGGCAGTAACATAAAAAAGAGCAATGAGAAGACTTTTAGTTAATCTATGAATTCAAGCTGCAAACACTGTGGAGGAATGGTTTCTGGTAAGAAAATAGAGTTACCTTATGTTTTGTACATTTCAATGATAAGCTTTCTTCTAGCAACAAACAACCTGTAAAGGCAAGATACATAGGGTAAGAACCAGAAGAGAAGAGAGTTAAAGTTAGCTATCAGTTGTGCACTCTCCTTGATTAATATTGTCCGTAATTGAACGAGTCTGTCCTTTGACATGCTAAACTGCCTATGCCAGGTTCAAGCTAGCATGCTTGTGAAAGAATGTAATGTGAATCTCTGCCATAAAAGCACAAAGcgttttcagagagagagagagagagagagagagagagagagagtacattGTACACACACTATTTCTCCACAGGCTCTTACCAGTCTCTTTGGCACAGACATAGTGGAATTTCTGGTGACAGCCTTTGCTGCAGCAGCTGACTGATGCACCCACATCCTGGCACTTTGAACACCTCTGTGTTGTGGAGAGTAAACAAGCTTTGAATGTTGCAAAGTTTATGATGAAACACATTGCgctgtaatataaaatattcatgcatattggtgtgtgtgggcttgACCTTCTAATCTTAAAATGAAACTATAATCAAATAAAGAATTTACTTTTCTGGAAGCTGTGTGATACTCACATTTGTCGCTTTCTATATAATCTAGTTTATAGATCGCAACTGCAGCATTTCTCAATAATGGCCTGGTACCGTGTTGACAGGAGAGTCTGAGATATTTACCATCTCAGCAGCAGCATTCACGGCTTCCTGCAGTCCATACAGCTTGCCAGCAACCAGGAAAACGCTGCTGGTCCAAACAGCACAAGCTTCGTGAACCCAGTTCTCCTTAGCCTCCACTTCTAGTTCTAGCTTCCGAAAAACAGCCCCGCTGCCATCCTGCAACCTTGAATGagctgccccctcctccctgatTCTCCTTTCATAGCTCTGTGACTGCTGCAGCTTTTTGTACcgctccagaaatttgggtcgaaTTGTGGTACTCTCCCCTGATGCCTTGTCCGCTTTCTTGGGCCGCCCAGGGCGGCCAGTGGCACTGCTCCCCCCGCTAAGGCTCTTTACACCCCCCCTCTTCGGTGTGCAGGCCTCCCCCGCACTGCAGTTCACTGTTACTACCTCATCCCTAGACTCCAGTTTGTACTTAAAAGACATAGCCTTCCGTGGTATGCTGTCCTCAGGGTAATATGGTCCACACAGGTCCCCAAGCTCTCTGTAATTGGCTGGTTTTCCACACAGGCAACAAGTAAGACACTTGTCAATCAGGTGTTTGTTCACTAAGGGTCCCTGCAGCATTACAGAGGAGTTTGGTATCACCTTAGCAACAATGACTGGGTTCTGTATTTTGGGAAATCTCTTTTTCTTGGCTTGGAGAAGCAGCTCTTCCTCAGGCCTATTGATGACAGCACAAAAAGAAGCAAATTCTTCTGAACTATCAATGTACACATATGGACTGAagagtttattttcatttttttgtggtttgtacattatatattttaagcAAATCTCTGGCTGCTGCCCCTCTACCTCTGGATTGGTTTGCAGTCTGTGTCGAGTCTTAAGTCTCCACCCATTTTGTGTAGGCTTAacattgtgtaaatattttttatttctcctgttGGGCCCTGTTTTTGggattattgttttgtttttgatgccTTGTTTTGCCAGGGCTTTAGCCTGGGTATTTCTTGTTGGGGCCATTGGATATCTTGGCTTTTTACTCACACTTGTGTGTGCAGGGGTCTGTGTGGGGGGCATCTTCTCCCCTGCTGGAAATGGGGTTGGTGTCTGCTGCTCTGCAGTGTCAGTGCTCTCTAAGGATGTTAGACCCTTcctctttttcctcctctgctttaaatgcatttcatggttGTTCTTGATTGCTCTTTGTTTAGCTAGTCGTGGAGTATTAATGACTTGACTACCCGCTCCTGACACTAACTCGGGTGGATTTCCATTCTCTGTGGACAGCTGTTTTCTCCATTTTATAACTGAAGCTTTGACAACTGTGGAGTCTTGTGTTTCCTCCAATTTCTGAGTGATTTCCTGCTGCTCTGGCTTCACCTCTCCTGCCTCTACCGTTTTTGCTCGTTCCAAACTTTGTAATGTGGTTCTTGTCACCAAATTACCTTGTACATTTTCAACTTGAGGATATGTAATGTGCTTTTTTGACCCTGGTGATGTAATTTTTTGAACCATTGCTTCATATTTTAGGCCTCGGCCTTTTCTAGGGGGCAGATACTTTGTTTTTGCTGGATACTGAGGCAGCATACAAGGAACGTCACTTATATTAGCAGGGGAGGGATCTTTGGCAAGGAAACCACTCAAAGGTATATTACAATTCTCTCCTTGCATTAGATTCTTCTTGGGACCTTTGACTCCCATCAGCTTAGTTTTTAAAGGGGGCTGCATCATTTCTGGTTTGTTTCCTTTGacccctctctgttttttcaCGGGTAATGGGGAATGGCAGCTGGATTTCCTCTTAATGGAGGACACACTTTTGTCTGATTTGCTAAGCAGTGTTCTGTACACGCCCTTCCGATGGACAGAAGCAAGGTTTTGTTTGGAACTCACACAGTCCTGTTCTTTTAGAAATGCTGTCCTTTGTCCCTTCATTTCCTTCAATGCCTTGGGTAGAATGCACATAGTCTTTCTCTCCTTCGCTTTTTCTTTCAGTGGGTTCTCCTGTGTATGTTTTCTCGATCTCAGGACCATGGGCCTTTGAGCTTTGACGCAGGGAGATAAGCACAAGGTGGTTTCCTGGTTTTCATCTTGCTGTCTGTTTTCACTCAGGCCTCTCCTGCCCTTCCTGTGACCTATGATCATAGGTTTTGGGCCTCGCTGCTTCCTCCATTTGATTTTAGATATTAAGCCCTTGGGATCACCTTGAGAGTCTTTGACAAAACCCACATTGGAGGGTTTCTGCCCTCGTTGCCTTTTCAAACGGACACAAGTTTTAGGAGTAGCCATTGCAGTCAAAGAGCGAGTACACATCCTTGACGGGaagttttctgttaaatgtgtAGGTGTCTGACTAGAAAGGTCTTTGTGAGCTGCCCTTGCTTGTTCTACAAAAACCATGGTTTTACTGGGTGGCAAATCAATTTCCTGAGGAGCTGCTGGAACACAGTCCCCTTCCACACTGGAGAGTCTTCTGATTCGAACACTTGTGTGCATTAGCACTCCAGGCTGGCGTCTCCTGCCCCTCACATGTCTTCTGTTGAACACCCTATGGTTTGCAGAGGTTGCCATTGGCTCAGATTTAGTTGAAGGTGTCACTGCAATAGGGCAGCTTATTCCAGGATCAATTTCTTCATCACCTTTTTTTGGGGAAGGTGGAGTATCAGCCCAGGAAGGTGCTGAGTGCATCATTGACTTGCCTGGTAGCTGAGGAGATTCTGGCTCCAGCACCACAGCATCGCACTGATCAATGTGCTCCCTTGCTTGGGACAGAGGTGTTGCTTCCTCATTAAACACTGAGAAGACTGCCTTCACAGAATTAGTCTGAGGTGTAATGTCGCAAATGACTGACCTCTTTTCTGAGCCTGTGAAATCTGTGTCTTGCACCTCCACATCCACATTAGCTGGGGATGGAGACTTTCCCTGCTCTGGTTCTGGGCTGAGAAATTCTCCAGATTCCAGTGACCATGTTATATTATTAATGACCTCCTCAGAAGATGACAAACTCTCCTCCTTACTCACTTCAGCAGCCTGACTGGAAAGGACAGAGTGCTGCTCTTCATGTGCCTGAAGCCTCTCTTTCGGAGTAGTTGAAAGACTCTCTTCAAAAAGCTCACTCCTAGAGTTCACATGTGGAAACTCCGAGTTGTTCTCTTTCATGGTTAAATATTCATCCCCCCAAACAAATCGTGCTCTTTTCCCTGTAGCATCCGAATCAGGAAGAAACTCAGATTTGTAAGTTTCAGGTTGTACATCAGAGTCCGCGTCTCTCCTGCAACTGATATCAGACGAATTGCAAAGCCGTTCAGAAATATCCCCATCGGCTGGACTATAATTCTGTACCAAATCCTGATACACTTTTTCATCCTTGTCATTGGGGTAATTGTTGACACTCAGGGCATCGCTTATCTTAtgtaaaacagacagacacttcTCTTCCCCCGCCCATTCCTCCTCCTGCTTGCATGCAATGACATCAGCCTGCTTCTCACATTCTGTGAGGAGCTGttctttctcctccttcctctccttctcctctaaCTTCTCTGACCAGGCTGACTCCTCAAAGTTCTCCTTGATTGTGTCCCCCAGGCTCTCCCTGTCTGCTGGAGAGTTCTGCTCTTGGTTTAGAGAGTCCGGAACAGCAATGCTGATGGGAGACTTCTCTGATCTTAATTCCTTCAATATGGTGTTCAAGTTGTCACCCCCAGTTTGTGCAGTCCTGTGTGAGGCCTCTGAATTACAGGACATGTCATTGGGCGAGGTCATTACACAGGACGGGACCACATTCAGAGTAAACTGGGGGTTTGTGGTGGCCTGTGCTGGGCTTGGGTTTTGCCCACAGTAGTAGTAGCTCCTCTCCTGTTGGTCTTCAGAGCTGTTGGGGCATCTCCCCTCTTGTAGCCCAGTGTGGATGGTCGAGGGAGTGCTGAAAGTTTCGGACACAGGGGCAGAATGCTGGGAGTCTGAACACGAGCTGTCCTCAAGCGTGTGAAGCTGGCCCTTATAGTCCTCCCCTTGTTTAGGATTGTTACGTTTGCTGCCCTTCTTGTTAGCTATGAGTGCttcagagagcagcagctgctggacaTTGTTGGAAATGTTTTCCACCTGAGATGTTAGGGCATTGAGACTCCACAAGCTGGGATTGGACAATAGCTTCTCTGAGAACTTATCCATTAGTGACCCTGCATAGCTGGTTGTCTGATGATTGATGCTGGAGGATGGGTGAGACTGCGGTGGTAAATGTAAGCCTTGCTCTTGTAGACTGGAGGATGATGAGGCCCCTGAGGTGATGGGAGGCTGGCTGTACAGGAACGTCTCAGAATGGACCATTAAGGGGGAAGAAGTGGGGTTGTAAGAGGGTGACCTGCCCACCGACCTGGCAGGTGAGTGGCTAGCATTGGGACTGCAGGTCTGGTAGTACTGCTCTGGGGACCTCACAGAGATGTCTGATAGGCAGTAGCCCTGTTGTGGCTGGCTAAAATGTTGGTATTTTGAGAAGCTGTCCTGTGTGCTGGGAATCCCCTGCAGAGGGGGTTGTTGTTCATATCCACTCCTGGAGGGAGGCTGCTGGTAGGCATAGCTGTTCTGAGACCTGTAGCTACTCTGCTTgaggctgttgttgttgtttcctgGCTGCCTGCTATACTGGGAATTTGGGGGCATGGGATAGCCTTTGTAACAATGGGGTGCGGCATTGCATTTTTCTACATAAGAAGGCGTAGGGGTTGCGAGAGACTGAGTATGTTGGGGGAAATGGAGGTGCCCTTGGGTGTAGGTCATAGCAGATGTGGTTGTATCTTGTGGGAGTTTCTGTTGGTGATGGCTGGTGTACACTGGAGTGGAAGGCTGACTGGCATGGGTGCACTGGTTTTGTGAAATGGCTAGCATATTCTGTGGTAGAAACTGAGATCTACCCCCTGCCCCACCTGTTGATTCCAGCCTGCCAAGCACACTCTGTTCATATTGGGACATGTGAGAAGAATCCTCCCATTTCTGCTGCAGATGACCTTCATTTATGTACTGGGTAGAGTAGGCAGTGTTAAGATGGCTGCTGTATCCACCCTGTAAGTGCTGGCTTGTGATTTTTCCTCCATTGTACTGTTTCTCAGCCGTGGCAGAGTTGCTGGCATAGCCAGGGTAGACTTGCTTGCTGTAACAATCCTTAGCTCCcgcccctgctgctgctgctgctgctgctgctgttgctgccaCTGTGAGAGAGTGCGCCTCATAgccctgtctgttctggctgtGATGATGTCTGTAATTCTCAAGGCGTGATAATTCATAGGGCTCCTGCTGGTGGCAGTGCTGGTTACCACGGAAACCACTCCTTTCTCTGAAAGACTGCATGACTTCGACTAGggcactctaaaaaaaaaaaggaaacaaaacagagagagtgtgctTAGTGCTAAACTTCCCTGCTTATATTTATCGTTTCATCTCATCCTTTTTACTTTAATGCTGTCTTCAAACAAGTGAATGAAACCATTTCATGTTTTAGACTCTCCTCATAGAAGGGTCAAATAAAGCGTTATAAGAAGTGATTTTAGAGCAGAATTCCTCATTCTAAATTCCTTCAATGATATCAAccttgaaaattaaataaatattttatcaggttAACCATTAATCAATGGCAAACTTTATAAATGTACCCATTTACCCTCTATTAGACATGGCAACATTAAACAATACataacatcacatcacattttgaattttatacTGCAATAGCACTATCACATACATAGAACTAAGGTCAAGTTAATAGGTAATGTGCACTAAAATCCAGGATTGAATTCAACTTTGAAATTCTGAACTCACCACAAAAAGAGAGTCAACGGTATTAGCAGGACAAAACTCTGACTGAGATTTAAAGGCCACCATTCAAAGATGAGATTTTAAGTGACATGTAGTACAATTAATTTCAGTGTTATTACCAATTGCTTTTCATCCTAGTAACATAAAGCATCAGATACAGGAGcaccaaaatattttagttACTTTATAAATATGTTAGGTAGCAGCTTAAAAAGCAGTGCATGCGTCTCTTGGAATCACATGCACTGCTTTCCTTGTTATATCACTTGGtccatactgtacatgttacaAAAAATCCCTGCTGTACAATAACTCGTTTAAGAAATATCATGTTCAAGGGAAAAAGTGGGCTGTCCAATTGTCCATGGAGCCAAAGCTCCAACACACCCACGggtcatttatgcatttaaccCTGCTTTGTCTATCTTATGAAGCATAAATAAGTATGCTAGAGTATGCTAAGTATAGATAGAATTTGTATCTGCTAAACATGTTCAACATATTACAACAAGTAACTTTATTTAGTACAGCTAGTACAGCATTAAGTTTTGCAGAGGGATTCATGTTTTAATGCAAGCCTAATACAATTATTCAGTACAGCTTGTACATTGCACAAAACAGTCAATCTTTTAGCATTACTTAGAAAAATTGCATGGAATTACATGTCATTCTGAGCTAAGCCGATATGCACCCCTACTCGCCATCCCTTCGTTTCCAGATTATTTAATCACTTATTTCCTCTGGGTGAGTAAGAAGCACTATAAAGAGAATATACAAGAGGTTACTgcaagtgttacatttttacttCCTCTTTATATTAATACATTATGCTCAATTTATATCTTTGCACTCTAATGATAAGCATGCAACTTGGTTTCGTTCAGAATGGAATGTGATCTGTGTTACAGTTACAACTTGCAATGCTCCGGCTCTCCAGTGACAGCATATGCAAGAATCAAAGTTGACTTTACTAACTGTTGAATGTGTTCAGCTACCACAATAGCTTTTGTCCCATAGACCTTTTTCACATTCACTCAAGCTCTCTAGATCGTCCTTGATGGTAACCTTGATGGTAGTTATAGGTTTAAATACCGCTCTGAGAAAATGCTGTGGGACATATTTACTAAGCATACTGCAAATTACCGTCAGTGCTGCAAAATTCTGCATCACCACGTTTTCAGTTTAGTGGGGTATTTACTAAGACTGATTATGTAATCGAACGCTGCTGCaacaagttcatttaaatgcactgcctgTATTTAAGATACGTGGCAGAAAACATTGTTGTACCGCTCCATCTCTGATGAAGTTGGGTTTTGGATAGGTGTCAAGGTCCATGGATGCAATGTATAAGTGCTGCcacctttaaatgttaacacattacattaataaacattttggaACACAGCCTTACTATTTCAGGTTGTTTAATTCTGTACCTAATAGCCAACCGTCCTCAGAGTCATCATCACTCAACTTCTCTGACAGGCAGCTATTCCTAAAGAAGAAAGagccatgtgtttaaaaatgatcttaaAAGATTTTATCTTTTCGCAAACATAGGGGAGAATCGCCATAAATATAACACTTGATttcccatttaccatttaccattgataaatgtaacacagtTAATAACGTAATGTAAATTGTGGCTActgtagccatttcaggtttgtactgtacacatgcaattcagtcctctaccaccTACCGAAGGAACAGAGCAATGTGATAACCTTTGTGGGAAATATTGCCAAAATATTGAGTGAGCTAAGTAAAAACTGTTCCAGATGTAATTTTCTGGCTTTATTTTAATTGGCAATAAATCAAATctgatatcatttaaaaaagttatctaTCCTTGAAAAGTTCAatgctaggtgaccaaaaaacATTGACAAAAAGAGACACAAATAACTTTGCCGCAAGCGCCACCAGCCATGATACAGTAAATCAGCTGTAGCAGGtcatatgtatacattttgaTTCTCTCCTCCCATAGTTTTGCCATAGTCTATTGTCAGAGCAccataaaatacatatgcattaatCCAAACATGTGGATTTCAGGGATGCcaaatttctctcattttaccagtgaaaatatttaaataaatggccCGTAAATATGGCCCTCACGGTCTATAGTGCAGTCTTGATTGTAAGCGATTGTAAATAGCTAAGCGGCTCGCTTTTTGTGGAGGCGCACCTTTTTCAGGAGCATTCAGAGATCTGGCCTGAAACATGAGAAACTTTGGTCTTGTCTGATGCAGCCAGCGGGAATACTGAGCCGTTTTGCGCCTGTAAGCAAATAGCCAAGGGAGTGAGGATTTCAGGCCTGAGCTGACGGGCGTGCGTTGTAACAGGCACACAAAGAGCGCCGGGTCCGGTGGCCAGGCCGGGGTGTGTGGCTGAATAATAAGGCGCCCGTGCGCGTTGGACGCAGAGAGGTGGGGATGGAATCTGATTGTTCCGCTGCGCGGCAGATAATCCGGCACGCGCCGACTGTAGCTGCCCCGTCTTGATCTCATCATCTCCCCGGCAGCCGCAGACAGGATCCCTCCCGTCCCGCGCTCGCCTGGCTGATTGAAGCCGCGGTCTCGCCGGAGCGGCAGGCGCTCCTCCCCCTGTTTACATCGGAGCCCCTCGCCTTCATTATGCATGCAGGAGCAGTTGGGTGGGAATACAGGGCACCCCTGGAGAAGATTCAAATACGGCCCAACACGCTGCTCAAAGGCTGTTTCGCCCCCGTTTTGTTCTGCATATTTATGACCTTGGAATATgctaatacatttttgaaacgTATCATAGGACCATACTCTAAATGGATCCCCTTCATTCCCCCCTCTGTCCATCAAAATCAGcattattaaataaaagcatCAGGACATGGCCACAACATAGCTGGGACCTGTTAAAGCTTGTGATTTgctaaatatatacatttatttgctgtttCAGTTTAATGTTTAGGAAAAATCTTTAGGAATGGGGAAAAACTAAGCTCAAATGCAGTGGTGCCTTCACTCTGCAAAAGAAAAGTCTACAAGAGAAACTACTACTTTATCACTTTATTGTCCAGCACAGATGCAAGGTCATTTCACAGGAAATGTCTTAGTAGCCTACCTTTTATTGTAAGATTTATATGATCTTCACTAA
Protein-coding sequences here:
- the LOC135248355 gene encoding retinoic acid-induced protein 1-like gives rise to the protein MQSFRERSGFRGNQHCHQQEPYELSRLENYRHHHSQNRQGYEAHSLTVAATAAAAAAAAGAGAKDCYSKQVYPGYASNSATAEKQYNGGKITSQHLQGGYSSHLNTAYSTQYINEGHLQQKWEDSSHMSQYEQSVLGRLESTGGAGGRSQFLPQNMLAISQNQCTHASQPSTPVYTSHHQQKLPQDTTTSAMTYTQGHLHFPQHTQSLATPTPSYVEKCNAAPHCYKGYPMPPNSQYSRQPGNNNNSLKQSSYRSQNSYAYQQPPSRSGYEQQPPLQGIPSTQDSFSKYQHFSQPQQGYCLSDISVRSPEQYYQTCSPNASHSPARSVGRSPSYNPTSSPLMVHSETFLYSQPPITSGASSSSSLQEQGLHLPPQSHPSSSINHQTTSYAGSLMDKFSEKLLSNPSLWSLNALTSQVENISNNVQQLLLSEALIANKKGSKRNNPKQGEDYKGQLHTLEDSSCSDSQHSAPVSETFSTPSTIHTGLQEGRCPNSSEDQQERSYYYCGQNPSPAQATTNPQFTLNVVPSCVMTSPNDMSCNSEASHRTAQTGGDNLNTILKELRSEKSPISIAVPDSLNQEQNSPADRESLGDTIKENFEESAWSEKLEEKERKEEKEQLLTECEKQADVIACKQEEEWAGEEKCLSVLHKISDALSVNNYPNDKDEKVYQDLVQNYSPADGDISERLCNSSDISCRRDADSDVQPETYKSEFLPDSDATGKRARFVWGDEYLTMKENNSEFPHVNSRSELFEESLSTTPKERLQAHEEQHSVLSSQAAEVSKEESLSSSEEVINNITWSLESGEFLSPEPEQGKSPSPANVDVEVQDTDFTGSEKRSVICDITPQTNSVKAVFSVFNEEATPLSQAREHIDQCDAVVLEPESPQLPGKSMMHSAPSWADTPPSPKKGDEEIDPGISCPIAVTPSTKSEPMATSANHRVFNRRHVRGRRRQPGVLMHTSVRIRRLSSVEGDCVPAAPQEIDLPPSKTMVFVEQARAAHKDLSSQTPTHLTENFPSRMCTRSLTAMATPKTCVRLKRQRGQKPSNVGFVKDSQGDPKGLISKIKWRKQRGPKPMIIGHRKGRRGLSENRQQDENQETTLCLSPCVKAQRPMVLRSRKHTQENPLKEKAKERKTMCILPKALKEMKGQRTAFLKEQDCVSSKQNLASVHRKGVYRTLLSKSDKSVSSIKRKSSCHSPLPVKKQRGVKGNKPEMMQPPLKTKLMGVKGPKKNLMQGENCNIPLSGFLAKDPSPANISDVPCMLPQYPAKTKYLPPRKGRGLKYEAMVQKITSPGSKKHITYPQVENVQGNLVTRTTLQSLERAKTVEAGEVKPEQQEITQKLEETQDSTVVKASVIKWRKQLSTENGNPPELVSGAGSQVINTPRLAKQRAIKNNHEMHLKQRRKKRKGLTSLESTDTAEQQTPTPFPAGEKMPPTQTPAHTSVSKKPRYPMAPTRNTQAKALAKQGIKNKTIIPKTGPNRRNKKYLHNVKPTQNGWRLKTRHRLQTNPEVEGQQPEICLKYIMYKPQKNENKLFSPYVYIDSSEEFASFCAVINRPEEELLLQAKKKRFPKIQNPVIVAKVIPNSSVMLQGPLVNKHLIDKCLTCCLCGKPANYRELGDLCGPYYPEDSIPRKAMSFKYKLESRDEVVTVNCSAGEACTPKRGGVKSLSGGSSATGRPGRPKKADKASGESTTIRPKFLERYKKLQQSQSYERRIREEGAAHSRLQDGSGAVFRKLELEVEAKENWVHEACAVWTSSVFLVAGKLYGLQEAVNAAAEMRCSKCQDVGASVSCCSKGCHQKFHYVCAKETGCLLLEESLSLKCTKHKAL